In the genome of Salvelinus sp. IW2-2015 unplaced genomic scaffold, ASM291031v2 Un_scaffold1748, whole genome shotgun sequence, the window aatatgaacagagTTTGAATAAATTATTCAAGGTCCTAGATCCTGAAGACTCATCGTTGATCTTGTTTTATGCAAGTCATTTGCTTGTAAAAAACAACTGTAAGCCTTGCATTGTTATACGATGAAATtaaagatcacacacacacctgccaatACAATAAGTGCAGTATAAAACACAATTGCGTCTTTTCAAAGTCAGTCTGTATAAATCATTAAATGGCCTCTAACCCTACTCATCACAATGCAGTTGATTTTCCCAAATAACATCAAAAGAAAAGTCTTGTAGTTGCATGTGATGGATAGCAGTCCTCCACCTACAACTAGACATTTAAGGTCAAATTTTTTACTTGCAAAAactcaagccccccccccccccccaaaaaaataacacaatctTTCCATCATTGACAGATCCACTTGACAAAATAAAATGCACGACTACCTTTTTTtaccatagagaatcagacaaatgtaGGCTACACTCTGCCTATAGGCttctttgcatattcaagcctaTCTGGAtttacaacactgcccctttaaggctcTCCTGGAGATTGGTTGGCCACCCTTTGTAGCCTAtaaaatattgcaacattacaattacaaccaaacacttttctttataaaataattcccccCAGGGCTCGAAATTAAGGGCTTCCCGCCGTCCCTGGAAcgataaaaaaaatatgtctaCGGTTCATAACAGACTTGGGGATGacagatcccaaattcatacaaccactgcacattaaaacactttaaaaagcaatgaggctgatgcatcAGATCAGactgtttagcttaaaatgttgataacgTTTTATTTCTTTATATTATAAACTCAATGCGCACTTGGCTGTAGGCTATgcgcgaatgttccaaaatgcaatttgcagGAAAACATTGTTCTCAAAAGCACACCGCAtgagatatgaaaatatctgttaGAAATAAAGcaaggggagatctaaagatgcatcaactagcatgggttactAATGACTAGGATTAtactttgaaacaaggtaagacGTGCTTCATAAAATTACAAAacatccaggtttcaaacaattacgTTAATAGATAAAGGGCAACTCCACCAACCTCTtgttcatcatctccagcacaaAACCAgtgtcaacatatgtgaaaacggtGCATTTATACGTTTTGTAGGAAAGaaacaaaagttttaaaaagttatACTAGAATACATTAGttattttcaaacacagattcagtgATGGaggtattttcttgctccccaccTTGGGCTAAAAACACATTGCAggttgatttacattttttaaacttttaatcTTACCctatgatgtcacagagaagcatttctTTAGGACTTTCCTTCTCATCTTTGTAACTACAGATTGTAAAAAGGTGCTGATTTCACATATGTATACattggaaatgataaatgaggtcgaaaagtggtggaattgccctttaaataGCTTAAAAATGCAGACCCCTCCATTCAGATTCAAAGTGGGTGATGTGTGGTGCGCAACAGGTCGTTCTTGTGACCATTTGATCTGAACGAACCGTGCCTTGAGTATGTCGAATCAAGCCTTTAGACGTTAATGATCCTTCATTATATGTAAAAAATGACTGGTgttcaacctatatttatgtaatttaaagtctcattaaagtttggctacattttctggTGCCTCCATGTCAGCATTCAGCATCGGTTTGGACGTGAGGCTGTAGCCAACATGCATATCAtctacactttgacatgtaggctTTTTTATTAATGTGCATAAAACATAGATTGTAATATTATTCCAATGTCGGCCTCTGATCCAATTCTGATCTGAGTAAATGTTTGATgtgaaaaaaagttttttattaCTCTTGTCCGAACTTCAATCTATATTCTTCTTGTCCGAGCATTGTTTTTACTTGTCCCGGACAAGAGGACAAGCGTTAATGTTGAGCCCTGCATTTTATGTTTGTGAAGAAAAACGTAGTCACATGTTTTACCAGCAGGGCAAGAATGCCAATGATCCAATGAAGTATTCAAGATAAGTCATCAATCTAATGAGCTTGCTAGCCAACTAAGTTGGCACGTCTTGCAAAACTGGGACAARAAACAAATTGTTGAGTTATATGAAACTCACCGTAGAGCTGGATGCCTGTATGGTCGAGCAGTTCCTCTGCTGCGTGGCATTCTCTATTGCTACTTTGGCTACTGTGCTTGGGTCGGCTCCAGCAGGCACGGCCACCATGGTGGCACTGCAGCCCGCCTTGTTGGGGTCGCTGATGGTGATGATCCTCACTCCCACCTTACAGGGAATCACAGACGCCCCCTTGTCCTCCTCTGCCGGCCTCTTGAGTGCACGGCTCTCGCCGCTCAAACCATTGGCCGGCAGGGTCCCTGGCCCCGTGGCGCCCTGGGAGTTTACAGTGACGGTGGGAAACAGCTGCTGCCTGAAAGCAGGCAGGGCGTAGTTAGGCCCCGGCCCCATAGGTCCGTTAGAGAAGGGGCCTGTTGCCTGAGGCCCATTGGCAAGGCGCTCTGCCTGCTCTGCTTTGGCAGTATCCTGCTGGGGGACAGAGGGCTCCTGGGGAGCCCCATGCAGTTTCTGAGGAGGACCCACCTCCCCGTTCCCCAAGTGTTTGGAAGCGAAGTGATTTGGAATGTTTTTGCTCAAGTGGGCACCGGTGGAGGCGTCCCCTCTCTCAAAGTCACAGACACCGTTGACGAGAGCCTTTTTGGGGTCGACGTGGCCCTCCTGTGGGTTAGCCAGGCCAGAGGTCTGCTTCCCGTTGGTGGGGCARCTCTCGCTGGCCGGTCCATTGRCRCAGGCCCCCTGGCTGTTCCCTGAGTGGTATGGAGGTAGACTGGAGTCCATGCACTTCCTCCCGTTAAGCAGCTTTGCCCCTGGAGCGTTGGCCCCTGCCAGGTCCCCGTTGCTGGTTTTGGTGCCAGCCCCATCGGCCAGAGAGGAGTTCTCCATCACCTCGATCTTGCGTTCGTGGATGTGCAGACCCGTGGCGTCCTtggcctcctcctccttctggcaGATTATCTTGTCCCCCCTGAAGGGCGGYGGTGGCCCGTGGAGGGTGTTGCCTGTCTGGACCGCTGGCAGGCCTGGTGCAGCGGCTCCTTGGCTGACCTGGGCGGCGGCTGCAGAGGCTGAAGTGGTGAAGCCCGTGTTGGGCACCACAGTGAAGGTGACCTGGCCACCAGGAGCCTGGCCCTGGATGATGGTGGCGGGGCTGCTGGTGGAGATGAGCTGCACCGTCTGGAGAGGCCCCCCTGGGGACTGGAGCTGGCTGGGGACCAGCTGTACATTGAGctgctggggctgaggctggccCTGTGAGGCCACCTGGTAGAGCACCTGTGGGCTGGGGGMACGCTGCGTGCTACTAGGGGGAGGCACCTGGGGCGCGGGCAGAATGAGCTTTCCGCCCGGCGTGGAGGGCCGCTTTGGAAGCAGTAACTGTTTGATCAGGCTGGACTCTGTGGAGGTAGGCTGGGGGGGCGGCTGCTGCTGAGGCAGGGGTTGGGACTGAATCTGAAACTGCTGCTGGGGGTGAAACTGCTGCTGGGGGTTCAATTGYTGTGGTTGCCGTTTGACCGACAGCATCTGACTGACAGAAGCAGAGCCCTGCATTGGGATCTGGTTGTTGGAAGGAGTGGGCAGGCCCTGGGGCAGTGGAGCGATGGTGGAAGGGCAAGGTGGGAGTTTGGAAGGAGTGGGAGGCTGTCCTGCCAGTTGGATGGCCTGGCCACCAGACATGGTGGAGGGGTTGGCCAGAACGATCTGATGGATAGCCGGGGCATAGGCCTGGTTCTGCTGGAGGTTGGGGCTGACGATGACCACGCTGGACTGCTGCTGCTGGTTATGAGTGGTTGTAGGTGGTCCGCTGGCCTGCGAGGGTGCAGGCTTGGGGGCGATGTTCTGGAAAGTGACGCGGGAGCCCTGGGCGTTGGACACGCCGGCGATGGTGAACACCTGGCCCCCGCCCACCTGGAAGTTTTGCAGCGAGGAGCAGGGGGCCGACACAGCAGCGTAGTGCGGGGGGGCAGAGAATACAGCCGTCTCCTGCTGGGGGCCCTGGGAGAGGGCCTGGGGTACTGAGGAGGGAGTGTGTGGCAGGGGTGGCCGTTGCGCGATGGGCACCCCTTGAACCCGCGCCGTGAAGATGTGGCCCTGCTGTACCTGTTGGAACAGTGTGACGGGGGTCCCGGCAGGCGCCATGACTTGTTGATGGTGGAGCTGTTGGGCCATGTTGGGGCTGTGGTTCTGGACCACCTGGCCAGAGGTGGGGATGGAGCTCTGGACCATGGCCGTCTTGAGGATATCCCCTGGCTTGGCCTGCTGAGCAgggtgggggtgtggatgtggTGAGGCCTGGGGGTGAAGGGGGAGCCGAGGAACAGTCTGAGCCACTTGGGGGTGAGGTACACCATCCTGCATGGTGGAGGCCACCTGTGGCGCTGCCGGGTTAGCAGTAAGGCTGGGGACTGGAGACCGGGCAAGCCCAGGATGCCCAGGAACAAAGcgtagaacacagagagagatacaacaaAGAACACATTAGAATCCTTGACTGAGGTCTAATTCGCACAACTGCAAAGTATGTCTCACCATACTCCAAGACAACATGTATAGCAACTATGTCTTCTGACGTTTGTTGTGATAACAATCAAGGTAGGTGGAAACTTGCCACTAACTACAAAAATGTAGTAAGTTGTACAGTGAGTTTACCTGACGGGGATGCCTGTGGGTCGACAGGGACGTCGTGCCTGGGCCCTGGTGTGGGGCTAGCCTGCTGCTGGTAGTACAGCTGGATGGGCAGTGGGATGGCCCTCCGTTTGACCCCCACCacgtgtatgtgtgcctgtgcatTGGGCTTGGTGTCCTCCAGCCGCTTCACTGTGTGGTTTGGGAAGATTGTCCTACAAAATGATAGACATGGTGTGAGTGCAGTTGACACTAAAACCTTGTCAATCATGTTTCTCAAAGTCATTGAATTTGGACCACTATATTGTAACTTGTCCATAGAGTGATTTCTTGGTTGAAAACACAACATGAATGAATATAAAGCTTCCAGGACCACAATTAGGAAATTCAAAAAACGGTATAAACTTCCAGTTGTGTGTTCTCCAAATGATGACGGTTTTCAATGAAATCTATTGATTTAATATGGGATTATGCCAACCAACCGTAGACATTTGAGGAAGCCTTGGGAGGCCAGGATTCCAGCGCGTCCCATCTTGCTGCAGGTGGTGAGGTACTCCGAGTACATCTCTGAGCGCAACACGGAGCTCTCGCCGCTCACCTCGAAGTGGGCGTTCAGCCTGGTGGAGACAAAGGGACTCAGAATGTATCTATAAGCTACTCAGGTGTCAATTGTGACCAGCAAGCTGACTGCTTGACCCGAGAACTACCGTTCAACTTACAGAGAAACTGAAGAGCTAAGATGTGTCACAGAGAGAGCATGACtatgagagcgtgtgtgtgtgagtgagagagagactcaccaCTGCACTGTAAACTTCTCCCCATCTAGCTCAACAataccaggaggaggaggagtggactgGACAGGGACTCTTGCTGCTGAAGTGAGAGATGACATCATTATTGAGTCTAATTTGATCAATTTACAAAGGTTTTTGAATAAACCCATTCTCTATGCTGAAAACACTTTTGTTCTGATGCGATACTGAACTGTCAAATCTGCAGAACAGTGCTCCTGTTGTACatggtgtgtttagtgtgtggttCCTCATTTTGCCCACTAGGGAGCAGCGACAGTACTGTACAAGCAGACTACTGTGTTCACCCTAGCTTGAATTATTCCCAGCAACTTTAGCTGATTGATTGCATACAACACGGGTTAAACCAGTTTCCCTGATCATCCATGTTTCTAAATCACCAACGGATGGAAAGTCTCTACAGACAAGAGTGGATGCAGAGGCTTATGGGAGGCGTAAACTGATGCGGTCAGCTTTCGATCAGTCTCTAACGTACACGACAAGGAGCAAGGCTCCACAGAGCTGAGCCTATAATCTCAGGCCATTGTCTCAAGGAACTGTTCCTTTATACCATATGGCTAATTATTGCCCTCACACAGCTTGCTCTAAATTCWGATTTTATGTACAACATGAATATAACTTGGCTTCATTTAATTTCTGTKTGCATCTGAAGATGAGGGAACAAGGTTTAAGTGTTAAGATGCTCACCTGGGATGGGTGCGCCCTGCAGCGGAGCAGGCAGCTGTTCTACAAGCTGCGGCCGCACCTCGGCCACCTGGCTCTGCCCAGCAGCCTGGTGCTCCATCAGCCTCACGGCCGTCAGAGCATCCGGACCAAACGTATGCAGGTCCACTGACACCAGCCGTACCAGCAGATCTGCCCAGGGACACACATATACACCGTTTAATAACGAACGTCTAAATTGTTGCATGACGGTTCTTTTTGATTTCCCAATTCTGAAAATCATTGAATTTCCTATTCCTCCAAGAGATGACAAATATCTTCTGTGCAACCAGTTTGTTTCCCAATTCATGCAGCCTGGTTGCTGTGCCATGCTAAGAGACTATACTTAATCAAACTGTATTCAAAACACTCCATTAGTTGTTAATGCTATACCTACACTTTATCTTGGTTAGACGGTTCTCCATCCCCTCCATTCTGGCTTGGTTGTTTATACTACTGCATGtatcctcaatcctgactagtgtctAGGTTACTAGTACCCTGGTTAGGGCTAGGTTGTTGGTATCTCACCTATGCTCCTGTCTACAGAGGCGATCTTGCTGCAGGGGATCTCCCCCAGCTGGGCCAGCAGGTAGAGGACCTCCAGGGAGGACATGAGGAGCATGAGGTCAGGCAGCGACAGCAGGCCGATCACCTCCCGGTAYGACTCCTGGTCCACGTACTCACAGATCAGCACGCTGTTGTCCTCCGCCTTGCTCAGATTACCCAGGATCTCCATGGCTGAGGGGAGGAGGAACAAATAGTCAGGCTCTGGGGAAAATCATCTATACTTTTATCACAATTTATGCTTACTGTTTTTACATAAAGACATGAAGTTGCTTTCGCATTACAAGGCCAGTGATATAAAAATAAATCTGACATTGAATTTGTAATAAAAAGACGCAGACACTGACAAAGATAAAGTACGGGCTCTGACACTCACCCCTCATCTTCAGGAACCTGTCCCTTGACATCAAGCATTTGGTGATGGTGTG includes:
- the LOC112071863 gene encoding AT-rich interactive domain-containing protein 2 isoform X2; its protein translation is MANSTGKNXLDQRRKGLAFLDELRQFHRSRGSPFKKIPVVGGKELDLNALYIRVISLGGFAKVSDKNQWSELGEDFNFPRSCSNAAFVLKQYYLRYLEKYEKVHHFGEDDDEVQPGNPKPSLPIGAIPCSYNYQQHTVSDYLRQSYGLSMEFTPPCDYNKLVLSLLSGLPNEVDFAINVCTLLSNESKHAMQLEKDPKLITLLLAHAGVFDDSLGSFSSVFGMDWKEQTSRDFMKFWKDVVEDSEVRDLNWDKTSLTQVTDTTSGDERWGALFHPPRNLGIGDIEGQRVLQVGVILRNLSFEEANVKLLAANRTCLRFLLLCAHCHFISLRQLGLDTLGNVAAELQLDPVDFRTTHLMFHTITKCLMSRDRFLKMRAMEILGNLSKAEDNSVLICEYVDQESYREVIGLLSLPDLMLLMSSLEVLYLLAQLGEIPCSKIASVDRSIDLLVRLVSVDLHTFGPDALTAVRLMEHQAAGQSQVAEVRPQLVEQLPAPLQGAPIPARVPVQSTPPPPGIVELDGEKFTVQWLNAHFEVSGESSVLRSEMYSEYLTTCSKMGRAGILASQGFLKCLRTIFPNHTVKRLEDTKPNAQAHIHVVGVKRRAIPLPIQLYYQQQASPTPGPRHDVPVDPQASPSVPSLTANPAAPQVASTMQDGVPHPQVAQTVPRLPLHPQASPHPHPHPAQQAKPGDILKTAMVQSSIPTSGQVVQNHSPNMAQQLHHQQVMAPAGTPVTLFQQVQQGHIFTARVQGVPIAQRPPLPHTPSSVPQALSQGPQQETAVFSAPPHYAAVSAPCSSLQNFQVGGGQVFTIAGVSNAQGSRVTFQNIAPKPAPSQASGPPTTTHNQQQQSSVVIVSPNLQQNQAYAPAIHQIVLANPSTMSGGQAIQLAGQPPTPSKLPPCPSTIAPLPQGLPTPSNNQIPMQGSASVSQMLSVKRQPQQLNPQQQFHPQQQFQIQSQPLPQQQPPPQPTSTESSLIKQLLLPKRPSTPGGKLILPAPQVPPPSSTQRXPSPQVLYQVASQGQPQPQQLNVQLVPSQLQSPGGPLQTVQLISTSSPATIIQGQAPGGQVTFTVVPNTGFTTSASAAAAQVSQGAAAPGLPAVQTGNTLHGPPPPFRGDKIICQKEEEAKDATGLHIHERKIEVMENSSLADGAGTKTSNGDLAGANAPGAKLLNGRKCMDSSLPPYHSGNSQGACXNGPASESCPTNGKQTSGLANPQEGHVDPKKALVNGVCDFERGDASTGAHLSKNIPNHFASKHLGNGEVGPPQKLHGAPQEPSVPQQDTAKAEQAERLANGPQATGPFSNGPMGPGPNYALPAFRQQLFPTVTVNSQGATGPGTLPANGLSGESRALKRPAEEDKGASVIPCKVGVRIITISDPNKAGCSATMVAVPAGADPSTVAKVAIENATQQRNCSTIQASSSTPPPTVAQPVQGGSASPNASLSGPQAVVAPPEQTRKAGQNFKCLWQSCKRWFETPSRVFYHAATQHGGKELYPGQCLWEGCEPFPRQRLSFITHLQDKHCSRDALLAALKLEQEPTPTQDPNQKTSKPQPVASSTPAPRAQKAIVNHPSAALMALRRGSRNLVFRDFTDEKEGPMTKHIRLTAALTLKNIAKYSDCGRKLVKRHESHLSVLALSNMEVSTTLAKCLYELTRSLQA
- the LOC112071863 gene encoding AT-rich interactive domain-containing protein 2 isoform X1 — translated: MANSTGKNXLDQRRKGLAFLDELRQFHRSRGSPFKKIPVVGGKELDLNALYIRVISLGGFAKVSDKNQWSELGEDFNFPRSCSNAAFVLKQYYLRYLEKYEKVHHFGEDDDEVQPGNPKPSLPIGAIPCSYNYQQHTVSDYLRQSYGLSMEFTPPCDYNKLVLSLLSGLPNEVDFAINVCTLLSNESKHAMQLEKDPKLITLLLAHAGVFDDSLGSFSSVFGMDWKEQTSRDFMKFWKDVVEDSEVRDLNWDKTSLTQVTDTTSGDERWGALFHPPRNLGIGDIEGQRVLQVGVILRNLSFEEANVKLLAANRTCLRFLLLCAHCHFISLRQLGLDTLGNVAAELQLDPVDFRTTHLMFHTITKCLMSRDRFLKMRAMEILGNLSKAEDNSVLICEYVDQESYREVIGLLSLPDLMLLMSSLEVLYLLAQLGEIPCSKIASVDRSIDLLVRLVSVDLHTFGPDALTAVRLMEHQAAGQSQVAEVRPQLVEQLPAPLQGAPIPAARVPVQSTPPPPGIVELDGEKFTVQWLNAHFEVSGESSVLRSEMYSEYLTTCSKMGRAGILASQGFLKCLRTIFPNHTVKRLEDTKPNAQAHIHVVGVKRRAIPLPIQLYYQQQASPTPGPRHDVPVDPQASPSVPSLTANPAAPQVASTMQDGVPHPQVAQTVPRLPLHPQASPHPHPHPAQQAKPGDILKTAMVQSSIPTSGQVVQNHSPNMAQQLHHQQVMAPAGTPVTLFQQVQQGHIFTARVQGVPIAQRPPLPHTPSSVPQALSQGPQQETAVFSAPPHYAAVSAPCSSLQNFQVGGGQVFTIAGVSNAQGSRVTFQNIAPKPAPSQASGPPTTTHNQQQQSSVVIVSPNLQQNQAYAPAIHQIVLANPSTMSGGQAIQLAGQPPTPSKLPPCPSTIAPLPQGLPTPSNNQIPMQGSASVSQMLSVKRQPQQLNPQQQFHPQQQFQIQSQPLPQQQPPPQPTSTESSLIKQLLLPKRPSTPGGKLILPAPQVPPPSSTQRXPSPQVLYQVASQGQPQPQQLNVQLVPSQLQSPGGPLQTVQLISTSSPATIIQGQAPGGQVTFTVVPNTGFTTSASAAAAQVSQGAAAPGLPAVQTGNTLHGPPPPFRGDKIICQKEEEAKDATGLHIHERKIEVMENSSLADGAGTKTSNGDLAGANAPGAKLLNGRKCMDSSLPPYHSGNSQGACXNGPASESCPTNGKQTSGLANPQEGHVDPKKALVNGVCDFERGDASTGAHLSKNIPNHFASKHLGNGEVGPPQKLHGAPQEPSVPQQDTAKAEQAERLANGPQATGPFSNGPMGPGPNYALPAFRQQLFPTVTVNSQGATGPGTLPANGLSGESRALKRPAEEDKGASVIPCKVGVRIITISDPNKAGCSATMVAVPAGADPSTVAKVAIENATQQRNCSTIQASSSTPPPTVAQPVQGGSASPNASLSGPQAVVAPPEQTRKAGQNFKCLWQSCKRWFETPSRVFYHAATQHGGKELYPGQCLWEGCEPFPRQRLSFITHLQDKHCSRDALLAALKLEQEPTPTQDPNQKTSKPQPVASSTPAPRAQKAIVNHPSAALMALRRGSRNLVFRDFTDEKEGPMTKHIRLTAALTLKNIAKYSDCGRKLVKRHESHLSVLALSNMEVSTTLAKCLYELTRSLQA